A region of Nostoc sp. 'Peltigera membranacea cyanobiont' N6 DNA encodes the following proteins:
- a CDS encoding GumC family protein, which yields MPSNQEDQNSLDLQQYSLIMKRRWLVITAVTASVFGLSALIAIKQKPIYEAEGKLLFSKTDRVSSLTSPSAQVGELSSLTQLSSPLDTEAEVIRSNPIVEKTITSLKLVDKRGIPLEIDDFLKKMKIKSVRGTDILAISYKSSNPKEAADVVNLLMRYYLENNIRINQTQATVAQKFLSKQLPEVEARVVKSEAALRRFKEENRVIALDQEATKGVDRLAGLSDQITQVQANLTDAETRSQLLERQLRLNSQQAVDMGNLSQSKSVQEVLTEYQETENELAVAHTRYTNEHPAIASLTAKEAALKKQLETRIIENADREKSVSSQNLGMGELKQTLLAQLVQSNVERSALANRVTLLQNAYALSQRRLSVLPQLQEKQQQLERQLQVARSTYEELLKRSQEVEVVVNQNVGNARVVSTALLPKKAVSPKIALYLALGGFVGILLGVGVALMLEAMDQSLKTLEQAQQLLGYPLLGTIPHLGQKTKNDGETLVELPVRDNPYSGASSAFEMLQTNLDFTISDKPLKVIAVVSSTPGEGRSFVAANLAVAKAHMGRRILLVDADMRHSCQQEIWKLSNPVGLSNVLVGQTEFRNTTQEVLVNLDLLTAGTIPPNPAALLDSQRMALLIEEAAKDYDCVIIDTPALSLFGDALMLGKMADGILLVVRPGVLDCAVAKSTKMMLEQARSRVLGMVMNGVTADSGFIHYNQKGYYDKNSSDAYGGKLRNGKGELKFPNIRIS from the coding sequence ATGCCCTCTAACCAAGAAGACCAAAACTCTCTAGATTTGCAACAATACTCGCTGATTATGAAAAGGCGTTGGCTAGTCATAACTGCGGTGACTGCCTCTGTTTTTGGACTTTCAGCTTTAATTGCTATCAAGCAAAAACCAATTTATGAAGCAGAAGGCAAGTTGCTTTTTAGTAAAACTGACCGGGTTTCTTCGTTGACAAGTCCCTCGGCACAAGTTGGAGAGTTGAGCAGTCTGACTCAACTAAGTAGCCCATTGGATACAGAAGCAGAGGTAATTCGTTCTAACCCAATAGTTGAGAAAACTATTACTAGTCTCAAATTGGTAGATAAGCGAGGAATACCCTTGGAAATAGATGATTTTCTCAAGAAGATGAAGATCAAGAGTGTCCGGGGTACTGATATTTTGGCGATTTCCTACAAAAGTAGCAATCCCAAAGAAGCCGCAGATGTTGTGAATTTGCTGATGAGATATTACCTGGAGAATAATATTCGCATTAACCAAACCCAAGCAACAGTGGCACAGAAGTTTTTAAGTAAGCAATTGCCTGAAGTTGAAGCAAGGGTAGTCAAATCAGAGGCAGCTTTGCGTCGGTTTAAAGAAGAAAATCGCGTAATTGCTTTAGACCAAGAAGCAACAAAAGGAGTGGACAGACTTGCAGGTTTATCAGACCAGATTACCCAAGTCCAGGCAAATTTAACGGATGCTGAGACTCGTTCGCAACTTCTGGAGCGTCAATTGAGATTGAATTCGCAGCAGGCTGTAGATATGGGGAATTTAAGTCAATCAAAAAGTGTACAGGAGGTGCTAACAGAGTATCAGGAGACAGAAAACGAGTTAGCGGTGGCACATACTCGCTATACAAATGAACATCCAGCGATCGCTAGTTTGACAGCAAAAGAAGCAGCCCTGAAAAAGCAGCTAGAGACTCGAATTATTGAGAATGCAGATAGAGAAAAATCTGTATCATCTCAAAATTTAGGGATGGGAGAACTCAAGCAGACCCTACTGGCCCAACTCGTACAGTCAAATGTAGAACGGTCAGCATTAGCTAATCGAGTTACACTTTTGCAGAATGCTTATGCACTTTCCCAAAGACGATTGAGTGTCTTACCGCAACTGCAAGAAAAACAGCAGCAGTTAGAACGACAGTTACAAGTAGCGAGGTCTACCTATGAAGAACTGCTAAAGCGATCGCAAGAAGTCGAGGTAGTAGTAAATCAGAATGTTGGTAATGCCAGGGTAGTATCTACGGCTTTGCTTCCTAAAAAAGCTGTTTCTCCCAAAATTGCTCTTTACCTGGCGTTGGGTGGATTTGTGGGAATTTTGCTGGGTGTAGGGGTAGCTCTGATGTTAGAAGCTATGGATCAATCCCTCAAAACTCTCGAACAAGCCCAGCAGTTATTAGGTTATCCTTTACTCGGTACGATTCCTCACTTGGGCCAAAAAACTAAAAATGATGGGGAAACTTTAGTCGAACTGCCGGTGAGAGATAATCCATATTCGGGAGCAAGTTCAGCCTTTGAGATGCTTCAGACAAACCTGGATTTTACCATCTCTGATAAACCATTAAAAGTAATTGCAGTAGTTAGTTCAACTCCAGGTGAAGGTAGATCGTTTGTAGCAGCGAATCTGGCAGTAGCTAAGGCACACATGGGACGCAGAATCTTATTAGTAGATGCGGATATGCGTCACTCCTGCCAACAGGAAATCTGGAAATTATCTAATCCAGTCGGACTAAGTAATGTTTTAGTTGGTCAAACGGAGTTTCGCAACACCACCCAAGAAGTATTAGTTAACTTGGATCTGTTAACGGCTGGGACAATTCCACCCAACCCCGCAGCATTGCTAGATTCACAGCGTATGGCTTTGCTAATTGAAGAGGCAGCCAAAGACTACGATTGTGTCATTATTGATACTCCTGCCTTGAGTTTGTTTGGTGATGCATTGATGCTGGGCAAGATGGCAGATGGGATATTGCTGGTTGTACGTCCTGGAGTGCTTGATTGTGCTGTTGCGAAGAGTACAAAGATGATGCTTGAGCAAGCGCGATCGCGCGTTTTAGGAATGGTGATGAATGGAGTGACTGCTGATAGTGGTTTTATTCACTACAACCAGAAAGGTTATTACGACAAAAATAGCAGCGATGCCTACGGCGGCAAGCTACGCAATGGTAAGGGTGAACTGAAGTTCCCCAATATACGCATTTCCTGA
- a CDS encoding lipopolysaccharide biosynthesis protein: MNNSILKNGFYNSITGLIKIGLGILIIPVLIRLLGIEEYGLWTLASAVVVMVTLAEAGLSTATTVFVSQDLGKKDIDGLSQTLTVTFGAILILATLAVVALWMGAEPIMNLFPKLGQLQQLKVIQAIKIGGLVVAARLLQQILIGVEQAHQRYDLMNVLNTMQSVLLNVGMLIVVLLGGRTVELMQWQAGIGVVTLLSHIWVVRSLLQNLNLRLNWNQPKALAVGGYSLMMWLNTLGSMLFSRGDRLIVGSLLGSQVLGVYAGITDITAQINSFSALPVQPLLPTLSNLIGQQNINQRQLEQQLKQATQINGLFALGMGATLITLSPLILKILFSEQTVSQYLITFCIATVIYALYSCHAVGYYSLLATNAVKACALIQLLASFSSLGLIAIGAYNFGLTGAIIGNLGYFTAFAVTIFGMKRLSISYYLWFKWLCFPLIWFFIVLLVNFKLQNDYILRFIMLSIQTTILLTWFAISNNYNLSFFKKYITAKK, from the coding sequence GTGAACAACAGCATACTTAAGAACGGTTTTTACAATTCAATAACAGGATTAATCAAAATAGGGCTAGGCATACTGATTATCCCTGTACTAATTCGCCTATTGGGGATTGAAGAGTATGGACTATGGACTTTAGCTTCTGCTGTGGTGGTAATGGTTACTTTAGCTGAAGCTGGTCTTTCTACAGCCACAACTGTATTTGTCTCCCAAGACTTAGGAAAGAAAGATATTGATGGTCTGTCACAAACCTTGACTGTAACTTTTGGAGCAATTCTGATATTGGCAACTTTAGCGGTAGTTGCTCTTTGGATGGGTGCTGAACCGATTATGAATTTATTTCCTAAATTGGGTCAGTTACAACAGTTAAAAGTTATACAGGCTATCAAAATTGGTGGCTTAGTAGTAGCAGCGCGATTGCTGCAACAAATCTTGATTGGTGTCGAACAAGCCCATCAGCGTTATGACTTGATGAATGTGCTAAATACAATGCAGTCCGTGCTACTGAATGTCGGAATGCTAATTGTAGTATTGCTAGGAGGTCGCACCGTTGAGTTAATGCAGTGGCAGGCTGGAATCGGTGTAGTGACTTTGTTAAGTCATATCTGGGTAGTGCGATCGCTACTCCAAAATTTGAACCTTCGTCTGAATTGGAATCAACCAAAAGCATTAGCAGTCGGAGGCTACAGCTTAATGATGTGGTTAAATACATTGGGAAGTATGCTTTTTAGTCGAGGCGATCGGCTGATTGTCGGCAGCTTGCTAGGTAGTCAGGTGCTTGGAGTATATGCAGGAATTACAGACATCACCGCCCAAATAAACTCATTTTCTGCCTTACCTGTACAGCCCTTACTTCCAACTTTAAGCAATCTAATTGGACAGCAGAATATTAATCAGCGTCAATTGGAGCAGCAACTTAAACAAGCTACCCAAATTAATGGATTATTTGCTTTAGGAATGGGAGCAACTCTCATAACACTTTCTCCACTAATTCTAAAAATACTATTTTCGGAGCAAACTGTAAGTCAATACTTAATTACGTTTTGTATTGCAACAGTAATTTATGCACTTTATTCCTGCCATGCAGTTGGCTACTACTCTTTGTTAGCAACAAATGCAGTTAAAGCCTGTGCATTGATTCAGCTGCTAGCTAGTTTTTCGTCACTAGGATTAATTGCCATTGGTGCTTATAATTTTGGCTTAACAGGAGCTATTATAGGTAATTTGGGATATTTCACAGCCTTTGCAGTAACTATATTTGGAATGAAACGTTTATCTATCTCTTATTATCTCTGGTTTAAATGGTTATGCTTTCCATTAATTTGGTTTTTTATAGTTCTGTTAGTGAACTTTAAGCTTCAAAATGATTACATACTAAGATTTATTATGCTTTCGATACAAACGACTATTCTCTTAACATGGTTTGCTATTAGCAATAATTATAATTTATCATTTTTTAAAAAATATATTACTGCTAAAAAATAA